A single region of the Gloeomargarita sp. SRBZ-1_bins_9 genome encodes:
- a CDS encoding ABC transporter ATP-binding protein, with protein MAVTSLRRLWPYLYPYRWRLGQALLCTLGFVLSMPVLAHLAGMLAPLVGRGDVAAITRLSGLVVLFFLVRGLFQYGQDALMADVALRVTQEVRCQVYRHVQQLDVTFFDQARTGDLTYRLTEDVDRIGEMVHKLFHQFLPSVLQLLAVLSYMLWLNWVLTLATVVVAPLMTLLIAWFGRRLLQLSQRSQAKVADIAALLTEVFAGMRVIRAFAAEGYEWRRFVQAAEQNRRARLRAEQLKAVQFPVVGFLEAMGVLFLFWLGSVQIQQGWLTAGEFVAFVAAVALLFDPITITTSNYNEYQQGQASVERVWELLRLTPQVQESPTAQPLPPITGKVEYEKVTFGYQPERPVLQDVHLRIWPGETVALVGPSGAGKSTLVHLLLRFFDPQAGRILIDGVDIRRVTLASLRRQMALVPQDTVLFSGTVAQNIALGQPDWDLAQVEQAARVANAHEFITRLPQGYHTWVGERGVNLSGGQRQRIAIARAVLLDPKILILDEATSALDAESEALVQAALERLMHNRTVLVIAHRLSTARRADRIVVLEGGRIVEMGTHEELLRQGGRYAQFYSRQFPDSPSC; from the coding sequence ATGGCGGTGACTTCCCTGCGGCGGTTGTGGCCCTATTTGTATCCCTATCGGTGGCGGCTGGGCCAGGCGTTGCTCTGTACCTTGGGGTTTGTGCTGTCTATGCCGGTGCTGGCCCATTTGGCGGGGATGTTGGCACCGTTAGTGGGACGGGGGGATGTGGCGGCGATTACCCGCTTGAGTGGCCTGGTGGTGTTGTTTTTCCTGGTGCGGGGACTCTTTCAGTACGGGCAGGATGCGTTGATGGCGGATGTGGCTCTGCGGGTGACCCAGGAGGTGCGCTGCCAGGTGTACCGCCATGTCCAGCAACTGGATGTGACGTTTTTTGACCAGGCCCGCACGGGGGATTTGACCTACCGGCTGACGGAGGACGTGGACCGCATTGGCGAGATGGTGCATAAGTTGTTCCACCAGTTCCTGCCGTCGGTGTTGCAACTGCTGGCGGTGCTGAGTTACATGCTGTGGTTGAACTGGGTGCTGACGCTGGCAACGGTGGTGGTGGCCCCGCTGATGACGTTGCTGATTGCCTGGTTTGGCCGGCGGTTGTTGCAGTTGTCCCAGCGCAGTCAGGCGAAGGTGGCAGATATTGCAGCGCTTTTAACGGAGGTGTTCGCCGGGATGCGGGTGATCCGGGCCTTTGCCGCTGAAGGGTATGAGTGGCGACGTTTTGTCCAGGCGGCGGAGCAAAACCGGCGGGCGCGCCTGCGGGCGGAGCAGTTGAAGGCAGTGCAATTTCCGGTGGTGGGGTTTCTGGAGGCCATGGGGGTTTTGTTTCTGTTTTGGTTAGGGAGCGTGCAGATTCAACAGGGCTGGTTGACGGCGGGGGAGTTTGTGGCCTTTGTGGCGGCGGTGGCGCTCCTGTTTGACCCCATCACCATTACCACCAGCAATTACAACGAATACCAGCAGGGGCAGGCGTCGGTGGAACGGGTGTGGGAATTGCTGCGGTTGACGCCCCAGGTGCAGGAATCGCCCACAGCTCAGCCGTTGCCCCCCATCACCGGCAAGGTGGAATACGAAAAGGTGACCTTCGGCTACCAGCCGGAGCGACCGGTGTTGCAGGACGTTCACCTGCGGATTTGGCCGGGGGAGACAGTGGCCTTGGTGGGTCCGTCGGGGGCAGGCAAAAGTACGCTGGTGCACCTGCTGTTGCGGTTTTTTGACCCCCAGGCGGGCCGAATTTTGATCGATGGGGTGGACATCCGCAGGGTGACCCTGGCGAGTCTGCGGCGGCAGATGGCCCTGGTGCCCCAGGACACGGTGCTGTTTTCGGGAACGGTGGCCCAAAACATTGCCCTGGGACAGCCGGACTGGGACCTGGCCCAGGTGGAACAGGCTGCCCGGGTGGCCAACGCCCACGAGTTCATTACCCGCTTGCCCCAGGGCTACCACACTTGGGTGGGGGAACGGGGCGTGAATTTGTCGGGGGGGCAACGGCAACGGATCGCTATCGCCCGGGCGGTGCTGCTCGACCCCAAAATTCTCATCCTGGACGAGGCCACGTCAGCGCTGGATGCGGAATCGGAGGCCCTGGTGCAAGCAGCCCTGGAGCGCTTGATGCACAACCGCACGGTACTGGTGATTGCCCACCGGTTATCCACGGCGCGGCGGGCAGACCGAATTGTGGTGCTGGAGGGGGGCCGGATTGTGGAGATGGGCACCCATGAGGAACTGCTGCGCCAAGGGGGACGCTACGCCCAGTTCTACAGCCGGCAATTCCCCGATAGCCCATCCTGCTGA
- the thrC gene encoding threonine synthase: MVMISPKTATFSHLQCKECGARYPLVAMHVCELCFGPLEVQYDLEAIRAQVTRAGIERGPHSIWRYRAFLPVESETPIDLGTGMTPLIRAQRLGRRLGLRNLWIKNDAVNMPTLSFKDRVVSVALTRAKELGFTTVGCASTGNLANATAAIAAHAGLDCCVFIPADLEAGKILGTLIYRPTVMAVQGNYDQVNRLCSEVANSRGWGFVNINLRPYYSEGSKTLGFEVAEQLGWRLPDCIVAPLASGSLYTKIYKGFRELVQVGLVEDQPVQCHGAQAQGCAPIAEAFAAGRDFIAPVKPHTIAKSIAIGNPADGVYALEVARRTGGQILAASDAEIVAGIQLLAETEGIFTETAGGTTVAVLQKLAQGGYIHPDALTVVYITGNGLKTQEAVQGVIGEPLTIEPTLSSFARAWERSQTLERLEWQQVLV, translated from the coding sequence ATGGTGATGATTTCCCCCAAGACGGCGACGTTTTCCCATCTGCAGTGCAAGGAGTGTGGGGCGCGGTACCCCCTGGTGGCCATGCACGTGTGCGAGTTGTGCTTTGGCCCCTTGGAGGTGCAGTACGACCTGGAGGCCATCCGGGCGCAGGTGACCCGGGCCGGTATTGAGCGGGGACCCCATTCCATTTGGCGCTACCGGGCCTTTTTACCGGTTGAGAGCGAGACGCCCATTGACCTAGGCACAGGGATGACTCCCTTGATTCGGGCGCAGCGGTTGGGGCGGCGGTTGGGCCTGCGCAATCTCTGGATCAAAAACGATGCGGTGAACATGCCCACCTTGAGTTTCAAAGACCGGGTGGTGTCAGTGGCCTTGACCCGGGCCAAGGAACTCGGTTTTACGACGGTGGGGTGCGCCAGCACAGGCAATCTGGCCAATGCCACGGCGGCTATTGCGGCCCATGCGGGTTTAGATTGCTGTGTGTTTATCCCGGCGGACCTGGAGGCGGGGAAAATCCTGGGGACGCTGATTTATCGCCCGACGGTGATGGCAGTCCAAGGCAATTACGACCAGGTGAATCGGCTTTGTTCGGAGGTGGCCAACAGCCGGGGCTGGGGGTTTGTCAATATCAATCTGCGGCCCTATTACTCAGAGGGGTCGAAAACGCTAGGGTTTGAGGTGGCGGAACAGTTGGGGTGGCGTTTGCCGGATTGCATCGTGGCACCCTTGGCTAGCGGGTCCCTGTACACCAAGATTTACAAGGGGTTTCGGGAGCTGGTGCAGGTGGGACTGGTGGAAGATCAGCCGGTGCAGTGCCACGGCGCCCAGGCCCAGGGATGTGCACCGATTGCGGAGGCCTTTGCCGCCGGACGGGACTTTATCGCCCCAGTAAAACCCCACACCATTGCCAAGTCTATTGCCATCGGCAACCCGGCAGACGGAGTGTACGCCCTGGAGGTGGCCCGTCGCACGGGGGGACAAATTCTGGCGGCCAGCGATGCGGAAATCGTGGCGGGTATCCAGTTGTTGGCGGAAACCGAGGGGATTTTCACGGAAACGGCGGGGGGAACGACGGTGGCGGTGTTGCAAAAGCTGGCTCAGGGGGGGTACATCCACCCAGACGCCCTGACGGTGGTGTACATCACAGGCAACGGCCTGAAGACCCAGGAGGCGGTGCAGGGGGTGATTGGGGAACCGTTGACCATTGAGCCGACTTTGAGCAGTTTTGCCCGTGCCTGGGAGCGGTCCCAAACCCTGGAGCGCTTGGAGTGGCAACAGGTGCTGGTGTAA